The following nucleotide sequence is from Komagataeibacter medellinensis NBRC 3288.
CCTCGCTCTCGCCCGAGAACGAAGGCAAGCTACGCGCGGCACTGGGGCAGCTGGCGGCGGCCCCGGCTTCCGCAGCCTGATCCCACGGTCTGGCATCCTGCCCCCGTATGGCCCTGGTGCCATGTGGGGGTAGGCACGCATCCGTGATGCCACATGCGCGGGAGTGGTGATAGGCTAGGCCCATGCCAACCTTACGCCCCCGCTGGCGCCCGTGGCGCGCCATGCTTGCTGTCAGCCTGCTGTCCTGCGCCGCGCCACTGCGGCACGCCATGGCGCAGCATGCTGACAAACTCCATGTCGCCCTGACATCGGAGCGCGTCCTCAACGCTGTGGCCATTGCGGATGACGGGCGCAGGTTCGTTTCGTTTCCCTATTGGGGCGGCGGTGGCAGCAGCGGCCCCACGGTGGCCGAGATTGACGCAAGCGGCCAGACCCATGCCTTTCCCGATGCGCGCTGGAACCACCCCGATGGCACGAAGGGTATGCTCCAGCCTTTCGTGCGGGTAAACGCCATCCGTATCGGGCCAGACGGGCTGCTGTGGGTTGTAGATTCGGGCGATGCGAATGTGGGCGGCCCGCCCAGCCCGACGGGGGGCGCACCGGCCCGGCTGCTGGCCTTTGACATCATGACCGGCGCAGTGGTTCATGCTCTTTCGCTGCACGCAGCCAGCACACCGCACAGCTACATGGATGACATCCGCTTCCATAATGATACGATTTTCGTAACCGACGCAGGCGATCCGGCGCTTGTCGTGGTCAACCTCACCACCGGTGCACAGCGCCGCGTGCTGGCCCATGACCGCTCCACGACCGATGAACGCCCGATGTATGCCGAAGGCAAGCTCCTACGCGTGCATGGCCAGCCTGCCCGTATCCATGCCGACCAGCTTGAAGTCTCGCCCGATGGGCAAATCCTTTACTTCCAGCCCAGTTCTGGACCGATGTGGACCGTACCCACCGCAGCCCTTGAAAACCCGGCCCTGCCTGCCACCGACCTCGCACGCGCCGTTAACCTGTTCTACAACACGCCAAGTAGCGGCGGCAGCGCCATTGATGGCGATGGCAACCTGTATGTATCGGATGTGGACCGGTTGCGTATCCTGCGCATCACGCCGCAAGGAAAGGCCAGCACGCTGATCCATGACAAACGGCTGGTCTGGGCAGATGCCATGTGGATCGACAGCCACGGCGTGCTGTGGATTCCGGCCGTGCAACTCAACCGCACCGCCACATTCCAGTCCGATGGTGTCTCACGCGTGCGGCTGCCGGTGGCGATCTACACCATGGACCTGCATCTCAAGCCTGTCCGTTAAACATTTATTTTAAATAAACAAT
It contains:
- a CDS encoding L-dopachrome tautomerase-related protein, with amino-acid sequence MPTLRPRWRPWRAMLAVSLLSCAAPLRHAMAQHADKLHVALTSERVLNAVAIADDGRRFVSFPYWGGGGSSGPTVAEIDASGQTHAFPDARWNHPDGTKGMLQPFVRVNAIRIGPDGLLWVVDSGDANVGGPPSPTGGAPARLLAFDIMTGAVVHALSLHAASTPHSYMDDIRFHNDTIFVTDAGDPALVVVNLTTGAQRRVLAHDRSTTDERPMYAEGKLLRVHGQPARIHADQLEVSPDGQILYFQPSSGPMWTVPTAALENPALPATDLARAVNLFYNTPSSGGSAIDGDGNLYVSDVDRLRILRITPQGKASTLIHDKRLVWADAMWIDSHGVLWIPAVQLNRTATFQSDGVSRVRLPVAIYTMDLHLKPVR